The region GGCTAATTCTATGAAATTGATCTCTAAAAGATGTTTCCCTAAAGCCACACAGGTAACAGATAGATTTCATGTCCAAAAACTGGCACTGGAAGCCTTACAAGAGATTAGGATTAAACATCGATGGGAGGCTATGGATTTTGAGAATCAATTGATATTGCAAGCCAAAAGAGAGAATCAAACCTATATTCCGGAGCTCTTAGCTAACGGTGACTCTGTAAAACAGCTATTAGCCAGGAGTCGATATGCACTTTATAAATCTCGCGAAAAATGGACTGAGAATCAAAATGAAAGAGCTCAATTATTATTTGGACTATATCCAGATATAAAAACAGCCTATTATCTAAGCCAACAACTTCGAGGTATCTACAATAGCAACAATGACAAGCACATTGCGATGACTAAACTAGCACATTGGTATAGGAATGTAGAGGAATCTGGTTTTAAAAACTTCAATATTCTACTCAATACTATAACTTTCAATTACCGGTCAATCTTAAACTACTTTGATAATAGAAGTACCAATGCTTCTGCTGAATCTTTCAATGCAAAAATAAAAGCCTTTAGAAGTCAGTTTAGAGGAGTAAGGAAAATAGATTTCTTCTTGTTCAGATTATCTAATCTTTTTGCCTAATCCCCAACTTTTGCAATTGACCCCAAACCGAGCTGTTAGGCGAGAGAGGGTAGTTGTAAAAAAAAGAACCCCAACCTTTTCAGGTTGGGGCTCCATAGATCCTGAAACAATTTCAGGATAAAGAAAGGCGACGACATACTCTCCCACATAATTGCAGTACCATCTGCGCTGGCGGGCTTAACTACTCTGTTCGGGATGGGAAGAGGTGAGCCCCGCCGCAATAACCACCTTAAGATTATTGTTTAAGGAGTTTCAAGTTTTTATAGTTTCAAGTTAACAACTTGTAACATTAAACTTCAAACTTTAAACGCAGCTTTGCTGCAATATCTTAACATACTGAGATAAAGAAAATAAAAAGTTTTAGTTCCTGAAACAAGTTCAGGATAAAAGAAAGTTTCTCCCTCCCGATTGCTCGGGAGGAAAAGGGTGTACATAAGCTTACGGATTATTAGTACTACTCGACTATGACATTACTGCCTTTACATCTATAGCCTATCAACGTGGTCATCTCCCACGATCCTTAAAAGAAATCTCATCTTGTGGTGGGTTTCGCGCTTATATGCTTTCAGCGCTTATCCCTTCCAAACGTAGCTACTCTGCAGTGCCACTGGCGTGACAACAGATACACTAGAGGTTTGTCCAATTCGGTCCTCTCGTACTAGAATCAGATCCACTCAAATTTCTTGCGCCCACAGTAGATAGAGACCGAACTGTCTCACGACGTTCTGAACCCAGCTCGCGTGCCACTTTAATGGGCGAACAGCCCAACCCTTGGGACCTTCTCCAGCCCCAGGATGTGACGAGCCGACATCGAGGTGCCAAACCCCCCCGTCGATATGAGCTCTTGGGGGAGATCAGCCTGTTATCCCCGGCGTACCTTTTATCCTTTGAGCGATGGCCCTTCCATGCGGAACCACCGGATCACTATGCTCTACTTTCGTACCTGATCGACCTGTATGTCTCTCAGTCAAGCTCCCTTATGCCATTGCACTCTACGCACGGTTACCAAGCGTACTGAGGGAACCTTTAGAAGCCTCCGTTACTCTTTTGGAGGCGACCACCCCAGTCAAACTACCCACCAAGCAATGTCCCCCGCAATCGCGGGGTTAGGCCTCAGATAAACAAAGGGTTGTATTTCAACAATGACTCCACAACGCCTAGCGACGCCACTTCACAGTCTCCAACCTATCCTACACATCATTTATCCAAGGTCAATACTAAGCTATAGTAAAGGTGCACAGGGTCTTTTCGTCCCACTGCGGGTAAACGGCATCTTCACCGTTACTACAATTTCACCGAGCTCATGGCTGAGACAGTGTCCAGATCGTTACACCATTCGTGCAGGTCGGAACTTACCCGACAAGGAATTTCGCTACCTTAGGACCGTTATAGTTACGGCCGCCGTTTACTGGGGCTTCAATTCAATGCTTCTCCGAAGATAACATCTCCTCTTAACCTTCCAGCACCGGGCAGGTGTCAGGCCCTATACTTCATCTTACGATTTTGCAGAGCCCTGTGTTTTTGATAAACAGTCGCCTGGACCTCTTCACTGCGGCCAGCATTGCTGCTGGCGACCCTTCTCCCGAAGTTACGGGTCTATTTTGCCTAATTCCTTAGCCATGAATCTCTCGAGCACCTTAGAATTCTCATCTCGACTACCTGTGTCGGTTTGCGGTACGGGTACTATTAACCTGAAGTTTAGAGGTTTTTCTTGGAAGCCCTTAGGTGCACTATCTCTTTGTCCGAAGACGCCGAGTACTATCGTATTTCCCCAAAACCCGTGGATTTGCCTGCGGGTCTTATAGGTAGGTACTTCAACGAACTATTCCGTCAGTTCGCGGCACTTTCATCACTCCGTCACCCCATCACAGTTAACAGTAGTACGGGAATATTAACCCGTTGGCCATCGACTGTCCCTTTCGGGTTCGCCTTAGGTCCCGACTAACCCACAGCTGATTAGCATAGCTGTGGAAACCTTAGTCTTTCGGTGTGCGGGTTTCTCGCCCGCATTATCGTTACTTATGCCTACATTTTCTTTTCTAACCAGTCCAGCATGCTTTACAACACACCTTCTACCCTGTTAGAATGCTCCCCTACCACTTACAATAAATTGTAAATCCATAGCTTCGGTAATATACTTATGCCCGATTATTATCCATGCTCGTCCGCTCGACTAGTGAGCTGTTACGCACTCTTTAAATGAATGGCTGCTTCCAAGCCAACATCCTAGCTGTCTATGCAGACAAACCGCGTTCTTTCAACTTAGTATATATTTGGGGACCTTAGCTGATGGTCTGGGTTCTTTCCCTCTCGGACTTGGACCTTAGCACCCAAGCCCTCACTGTTAGTGAACATTATATAGCATTCGGAGTTTGTCAGGAATTGGTAGGCGGTGAAGCCCCCGCATCCAATCAGTAGCTCTACCTCTATATAACTTTATAACTAACGCTGCACCTAAATGCATTTCGGGGAGTACGAGCTATTTCCGAGTTTGATTGGCCTTTCACCCCTACCCACAGATCATCCCAAGACTTTTCAACGTCAACGGGTTCGGTCCTCCACTGTGTGTTACCACAGCTTCAACCTGTCCATGGGTAGATCACACGGTTTCGCGTCTAACACTACTGACTAAAGCGCCCTATTCAGACTCGCTTTCGCTACGGATCCGTGGCTTAACCACTTATCCTTGCCAGCAACGTTAACTCGTAGGCTCATTATGCAAAAGGCACGCCGTCACCCCACGAAAGGGCTCCGACCGCTTGTAAGCGTATGGTTTCAGGATCTATTTCACTCCGTTATTCACGGTTCTTTTCACCTTTCCCTCACGGTACTGGTTCACTATCGGTCTCTCAGGAGTATTTAGCCTTAGCGGATGGTCCCGCCAAATTCAGACAGGGTTTCACGTGCCCCGCCCTACTCAGGATACCACTATCCTTTACACTTGTTACCTATACAGGACTATCACCCTCTATGGTTCTACTTTCCAGTAGATTCTAGTTCCTCGTGCAAGAAATGTCGTGGTCCTACAACCCCAACATTGCCGTAACAACATTGGTTTGGGCTAATCCGCGTTCGCTCGCCACTACTTACGGAATCACTTTTGTTTTCTTCTCCTCCGCCTACTTAGATGTTTCAGTTCAGCGGGTTTGCCCACCTATCGGTGTACTATGTCTTCAACATAGTGGGTTGCCCCATTCAGGTATCTACGGATCAATTGGTGTGTGCCCATCCCCGTAGCTTTTCGCAGCTTATCACGCCTTTCATCGCCTCTGAGAGCCAAGGCATCCCCCATACGCCCTTATTTTGCTTATTGTACCAATCTTAAAATTAATTAAGACCGTTTTTGTTTGTCTTTTACTACTAATAGTAAAAAACGCTTTCTACTTTTAATATTTTTCTTATCTCAATATGTCAATGAACTTTGATTCAGTGTTCAGTCTACAGTTTTTAGTATTCAGTTTTACCCGAACACTGATCACTTTTTTTCTGACCACTTCTTTTGTGGAGAATAACGGAGTCGAACCGTTGACCTCCTGCGTGCAAGGCAGGCGCTCTAGCCAGCTGAGCTAATCCCCCATTTTTTAGTTGTCAGTTAACAGTTTTCAGTTAACAGCACTTAAAACGGTTACTCAACCTCTAAAATTTCCTTTTTTACTAAGCTTTTCAGTTTTTTATTTTGTTTTTTATAATTTACAATTCATAATTAACAACTTAAAAAGTAGTCCCGGGCAGACTCGAACTGCCGACCCCTACATTATCAGTGTAGTACTCTAACCAGCTGAGCTACGAGACTCTGTTTTTACTTAATTTTCATTATTTTTTAAATTAACAGCAAGAGCAATAAATTCTTTAAATATTTTCCAAATTCTCTTTTCGTCTCTTTCCTTAACGTGTTGATAAATCAACTAACAATAAGGCTCTAGAAAGGAGGTGTTCCAGCCGCACCTTCCGGTACGGCTACCTTGTTACGACTTAGCCCTAGTTACCAGTTTTACCCTAGGCAGCTCCTTGCGGTCACCGACTTCAGGCACCCCCAGCTTCCATGGCTTGACGGGCGGTGTGTACAAGGCCCGGGAACGTATTCACCGGATCATGGCTGATATCCGATTACTAGCGATTCCAGCTTCACGGAGTCGAGTTGCAGACTCCGATCCGAACTGTGACCGGTTTTATAGATTCGCTCCTGGTCGCCCAGTGGCTGCTCTCTGTACCGGCCATTGTAGCACGTGTGTAGCCCAAGGCGTAAGGGCCGTGATGATTTGACGTCATCCCCACCTTCCTCACAGTTTACACTGGCAGTCTTGTTAGAGTTCCCGACATGACTCGCTGGCAACTAACAACAGGGGTTGCGCTCGTTATAGGACTTAACCTGACACCTCACGGCACGAGCTGACGACAACCATGCAGCACCTTGTAAATTGTCTTGCGAAAAGTCTGTTTCCAAACCGGTCAATCTACATTTAAGCCTTGGTAAGGTTCCTCGCGTATCATCGAATTAAACCACATGCTCCACCGCTTGTGCGGGCCCCCGTCAATTCCTTTGAGTTTCATTCTTGCGAACGTACTCCCCAGGTGGGATACTTATCACTTTCGCTTAGCCACTGAAGTTGCCCCCAACAGCTAGTATCCATCGTTTACGGCGTGGACTACCAGGGTATCTAATCCTGTTCGCTACCCACGCTTTCGTCCATCAGCGTCAATCAATTAGTAGTAACCTGCCTTCGCAATTGGTATTCCATGTAATCTCTAAGCATTTCACCGCTACACTACATATTCTAGTTACTTCCTAATAATTCAAGTTTAGCAGTATCAATGGCCGTTCCACCGTTGAGCGATGGGCTTTCACCACTGACTTACTAAACCGCCTACGGACCCTTTAAACCCAATGATTCCGGATAACGCTTGGATCCTCCGTATTACCGCGGCTGCTGGCACGGAGTTAGCCGATCCTTATTCTTACGATACCGTCAAGCTGGTTCACGAACCAGTGTTTCTTCTCGTATAAAAGCAGTTTACAATCCATAGGACCGTCATCCTGCACGCGGCATGGCTGGATCAGGCTTGCGCCCATTGTCCAATATTCCTCACTGCTGCCTCCCGTAGGAGTCTGGTCCGTGTCTCAGTACCAGTGTGGGGGATCTCCCTCTCAGGACCCCTACCCATCGTAGCCTTGGTAAGCCGTTACCTTACCAACTAGCTAATGGGACGCATGCTCATCTTTCACCGTTGTGACTTTAATACTAAGTTGATGCCAACTCAGTATACTATGAGGTATTAATCCAAATTTCTCTGGGCTATCCCTCTGTGAAAGGTAGATTGCATACGCGTTACGCACCCGTGCGCCGGTCTCTTGGTTCGAAAACCAATACCCCTCGACTTGCATGTGTTAAGCCTGCCGCTAGCGTTCATCCTGAGCCAGGATCAAACTCTTCATCGTATATTATGCGAATCAAATTGCTTTGATTCTATTTATGTTCGACTGAAGATCTAGTGGTTTTATTATAATCTATCGATTCTATTACTCTTATTCTTTTGTTTTAAGATCTCTCTTAAAACGGCTGTCAATTCAATATGTCTAGGAACGTGTCTTATCTTTTTTTTCGTCTCGTATAACTCACTTAGTGTGTTTCTCGAAGCGGGTGCAAAAGTACAACTTCTTTTTAATCTCGCAAGAAAAATTTAAAGTTTTTTTTCGAAGTTTTAAACCTCTTTTTCTTTAATCTTTCTTACCAATCTCTCAAGGAACTTTGCATATTTTGCGGGGTGCAAATGTAATAAGCCAATTCAAATCTCACAAGTTTTTTTTGATTTTTATTTTAGAAACCTTAATCCCTAAATCAAATAATAACTGGCAATATCTTAATGAACTTTGTCGCTGTTGCGGGTGCAAAAGTACCACCTTTATTCGCTTAAACAATACTTTTGAACAAGTATTTTTACCCTTTTTAAAACTTTATTTTTAACCATCTGAAAACGTGTGTCTTGAAATTGTAGCATCTTAAACTTTAAAACTCTTTTTATGGAAAAGAAGCACTTTGACCATAAAAAACAATCGAAATTCTTCTTTATGTTTCTAAAAATAGATCTCAAGCCCATACCCTAGCCCTGATAGAAGCCGAAATCCTTCCAGTCCGGCTTGCGAACAGGAAGATTCTAGCGAATAACAGGTAAATGCTACGACTTTAACTTTTTCAGAACTAAATATACATAAGGTATCACACAATCGTGAAACGCTACGACTTTAAGTGGATCAAGTGCAAAAGTTGGGGAGGAAATAAATAATTCTGAGCTTTGTAAAAAAAAAAAAAAACACTCTTTGGAAAATTACATAGAACTCTTAAAAACTTATACTTCCTGAATTAATTGTAGAATACTTTGATTTAATAAACACCAAAATCGAACAAGAGAAAACGCATTTGTTTTTTGAAGAAAAAAATATACCTCCAAAAGAGCACAATAACAAACAACTTGTATCCAAAGGCTTTCTAAATGAAGTTACTATCCAAGATTTTCCTCTCAGAGGCAAATTTATTTATCTTCACATAAAAAGAAGACGTTGGACTGACAAACAATCTCAAGAAATCATTCAGCACAATTGGAACATCGTAGCACAAGGAACCCGCATGACTCAGGAGTTTGCGACTTTTTTAAAAGAAATCAATCGATACTAAGGCAAACGATTGTCGTACTATTAGCTTTTTCTTTGGTGTCAATGAAAAAAAAAAAAAAAACTACAACGACAATATAAAAGACATCTCAGCAATTTTTCTACCTGGGAACAGCATGAACAAGCTGAAGATTGGTTACTATTTCCTGAAAACATGGGACATCACTTGTCTATAGACGAAGTTAACTTATCAATAGATGAACTCTATACGATAGTTACCAACAAAGCAGCTAAAGGCAAGAAAGGATCTATTCTCGCTATTATTGCAGGCACTAAATCAGAAATTGTCATTAAGCATTTGCAAAAAATAGATCTAAAAAAACACAATCAAGTTACTGAAATCACCCTTGATATGGCTAATAGCATGAAATTGATAGCTAAAAAATCCTTTCTAAAGGCAATACAACTAATAGATCGTTTCCATGTTCAAAAACTGGCATTAGAAGCCATACAAGAAGTTCGAATTAGACTAAAATTGGAGGCTCTGGATCAAGAAAATACAGCCATAGTAGAGGCTAAATCAAATAAAACGCCATTTTTTTTCAAAAGAATTTTCTAATGGTAATACGGTCAAGCAATTACTCACTAGAAGCCGGTTTCTGCTATACAAAAGTCCAAATAAATGGAGTGAGAGTCAAAAAGAAAGAGCGGCAATAGTATTTGCTGAATATCCAGAAATTAAAATAGTTTATTCCTTAAGCCAAAAATTACGTAAGATATACAATAGTAGTATAGATAAAGCAGTTGCTATCAAAAAATTAGCACACTGGTATAATGATATGCAGAACTTAGGAATTAGAAGCTTCAATACCATTATGAACACTATAAAATCAATTACAAGGGATCAATCCCAAAACCTGGGGGGAAATGTCAAAATAAATTGAGAGATTTGCAATCTTAAGAATGAGAGATGCCCCCAATAGACCTTTTAAAATTCATGTTACCTGACTTTTTAGTAGATCACTTTGAAGTGGTTTCTTCTACTAACACAGAAGAAATAGTACACCTATATTTTGAAGAGAATGCCAAGCCTCCAAAAGAATTTGATACACTGGAACTAGTATCAAAGGGCTTTCAGGATGAGATAACCATTCAGGATTTCCCTCTCAGAGGTAAATATGTATATCTACATATAAAAAGACGTCGCTGGACAAATAAGACAACAGGCGAAATTCTTAAAAGAGATTGGAATTTAGTTGCTAAAGGAACCCGCATGACTCAAGAGTTTGCGGCTTTTTTAAAAGAAATTAATAGATAAGAGTGCTACTGATTGTCACACCATTGGTGGTTTCTTCGGAGTCAACGGAAAGAAACTCCAACGACAATATAAAAAACACCTGAGTTCCTTTAATGCTTGGGCTCCACGAGAACATGCACATCAATGGATTGTTTACCCTGAAAATATGGGCACCCATTTATCAATTGACGAAGTAGCTTTGTCTCAGGGTGAACTTTACACTATTGTAACCAACAAGAAGTTCAAAGGTAAAAAAGGTTCCTTAGTTGCCATTGTTGCTGGAACAAAGGCAGATAAAGTCATAGAACATATCAGAAAGATTGATTACAAGAAGAGAAGCTGTGTCAAAGAAATAACACTTGACATGGCTAATTCTATGAAATTGATCTCTAAAAGATGTTTCCCTAAAGCCACACAGGTAACAGATAGATTTCATGTCCAAAAACTGGCACTGGAAGCCTTACAAGAGATTAGGATTAAACATCGATGGGAGGCTATGGATTTTGAGAATCAATTGATATTGAAAGCCAAAAGAGAGAATCAAACCTATATTCCGGAGCTCTTAGCTAACGGTGACTCTGTAAAACAGCTATTAGCCAGGAGTCGATATGCACTTTATAAATCTCGCGAAAAATGGACTGAGAATCAAAATGAAAGAGCTCAATTATTATTTGGACTATATCCAGATATAAAAACAGCCTATTATCTAAGCGTATCCACCCCAGCAACTACATCAATCCAATAAATTCTGATTGAAGTATTGAGGAAGAAGATTGTGAAGTTCTGAAGATTTGGTGTCGTTGATATTTTCAAGGACATGATGTAGCCATTTGGATGGATTGATATTATTTTTCTTGCAGCTGGCAAAAAACGAATAATACATGGCAATATCCTTTGCAGCTTGGTGTGAACCTGCAAAAAGATAATTTTTTCTTCCCAAGGCCAAGGGTCGAATGGTATTTTCAACCTGATTGTTGTCAATATGCAGATTTCCGTCTTTTAGATAAGCCATCAAACTGTCCCAACGTTTCAAGCAATAATTGTAGGCCTTGCCCAGCGGACTTTTGGGTAATTCTAATTTTGACTGCACTGCAATGTAGTTCCCTATTTCGTTAAGTAAGGGATGTGATTCTTTTAATCTTAAAGCATATTTTTCCTGGATTGAAAAGTTTTCAGAAGTGGCTTTTCGTTCAATTTCATATAGCTTTTGGATAAGCAACATCACGTGCGAAGCATTTGCTTTGTTATAATCCAATGCTTTTTCAAAATAACGGCGCGCATGTGCCCAACAAGCTATCTGTGTGACGTTTTCTTTGAGTGCAAATTGCGGATATACTCCATAACCATCGGTTTGAAGATAACCTACAAAATCGTTTAACATTTCCAAAGGGCCTTCGCTGCCGCGTCCTTTTCGATAATCAAAATACACACTTTTGGGTATAGGCGCGTGATACACCCACATAAATCCAGTATGTGTTGCGCCTTTTTTATCTGTGTCCTGTACTTTTATTGGGGATTCATCCGCCTGAAGATAACCGTTTTTCAGCGTATGCTGTCGGTGACATTCGTACAAGGGTCGAAGTAATTGGGATACTAATCTTACCCATGAATCGACCGTAGAAGAAGGTATATCGACTCCTTCTCTTGAAAATCGCTGTATCTGTCGGTAAAGCGGAAGGTGATCCACAAACTTATCGGTGATGATTTGAGTCAAAAGATGGGTTCCAGCAATACATTTTGGAATCGGACGAAAATCGAGAGAGGCAATTTTGACTTGCTGGTTTCCTTTTTCATCCACCGGGGCAACATATTTATTTCGGATGTAACGGTTGATGAACAATTTTGCGGGAGTATATTCCAATTCATCAGTAATTTCCTGACCAATGCATTTCAATCCTTCTACATTTTCAGTCGGTTCCAAAATGATTTCGTTTACCGCAAGGTGCGATGGTAAAGCCATACGGCCTTGATGCTTTTTGCTTGCTTTTTCGCGTTCGTAAGTGATTTGCTCTTTTACCGATTCAACGGCTTGTGCTACTTCTTGCTCATCGATTTCAAAAGGAATGGCTAATTGCTCCGGATTTTCACTGGCGATGAAACGTTCTTTCTTAGAACCGTACATTGCTCTTTTGAACTGTTCAATCTGGAATTTTAGATAACTAACCTCTTGTTCAAGTTTCGTGGCTACAATCTCTAATTTTTCGGTTTTGGATTCTAATTTATTAGATTTGGATTCTAATTTGGAATTCGCTTTTATTTGACTTTTGAGTAATTTCAAAAGTTCGTCTTTAGAGTAATTATCAAA is a window of Flavobacterium acetivorans DNA encoding:
- a CDS encoding ISAon1 family transposase — translated: MGGFFGVNGKKLQRQYKKHLSSFNAWAPREHAHQWIVYPENMGTHLSIDEVALSQGELYTIVTNKKFKGKKGSLVAIVAGTKADKVIEHIRKIDYKKRSCVKEITLDMANSMKLISKRCFPKATQVTDRFHVQKLALEALQEIRIKHRWEAMDFENQLILQAKRENQTYIPELLANGDSVKQLLARSRYALYKSREKWTENQNERAQLLFGLYPDIKTAYYLSQQLRGIYNSNNDKHIAMTKLAHWYRNVEESGFKNFNILLNTITFNYRSILNYFDNRSTNASAESFNAKIKAFRSQFRGVRKIDFFLFRLSNLFA
- a CDS encoding ISAon1 family transposase N-terminal region protein, with amino-acid sequence MEQEKTHLFFEEKNIPPKEHNNKQLVSKGFLNEVTIQDFPLRGKFIYLHIKRRRWTDKQSQEIIQHNWNIVAQGTRMTQEFATFLKEINRY
- a CDS encoding transposase yields the protein MGHHLSIDEVNLSIDELYTIVTNKAAKGKKGSILAIIAGTKSEIVIKHLQKIDLKKHNQVTEITLDMANSMKLIAKKSFLKAIQLIDRFHVQKLALEAIQEVRIRLKLEALDQENTAIVEAKSNKTPFFFKRIF
- a CDS encoding transposase produces the protein MLYKSPNKWSESQKERAAIVFAEYPEIKIVYSLSQKLRKIYNSSIDKAVAIKKLAHWYNDMQNLGIRSFNTIMNTIKSITRDQSQNLGGNVKIN
- a CDS encoding ISAon1 family transposase N-terminal region protein produces the protein MLPDFLVDHFEVVSSTNTEEIVHLYFEENAKPPKEFDTLELVSKGFQDEITIQDFPLRGKYVYLHIKRRRWTNKTTGEILKRDWNLVAKGTRMTQEFAAFLKEINR
- a CDS encoding ISAon1 family transposase, with the protein product MGGFFGVNGKKLQRQYKKHLSSFNAWAPREHAHQWIVYPENMGTHLSIDEVALSQGELYTIVTNKKFKGKKGSLVAIVAGTKADKVIEHIRKIDYKKRSCVKEITLDMANSMKLISKRCFPKATQVTDRFHVQKLALEALQEIRIKHRWEAMDFENQLILKAKRENQTYIPELLANGDSVKQLLARSRYALYKSREKWTENQNERAQLLFGLYPDIKTAYYLSVSTPATTSIQ
- the tnpC gene encoding IS66 family transposase; its protein translation is MENAPDLFDNYSKDELLKLLKSQIKANSKLESKSNKLESKTEKLEIVATKLEQEVSYLKFQIEQFKRAMYGSKKERFIASENPEQLAIPFEIDEQEVAQAVESVKEQITYEREKASKKHQGRMALPSHLAVNEIILEPTENVEGLKCIGQEITDELEYTPAKLFINRYIRNKYVAPVDEKGNQQVKIASLDFRPIPKCIAGTHLLTQIITDKFVDHLPLYRQIQRFSREGVDIPSSTVDSWVRLVSQLLRPLYECHRQHTLKNGYLQADESPIKVQDTDKKGATHTGFMWVYHAPIPKSVYFDYRKGRGSEGPLEMLNDFVGYLQTDGYGVYPQFALKENVTQIACWAHARRYFEKALDYNKANASHVMLLIQKLYEIERKATSENFSIQEKYALRLKESHPLLNEIGNYIAVQSKLELPKSPLGKAYNYCLKRWDSLMAYLKDGNLHIDNNQVENTIRPLALGRKNYLFAGSHQAAKDIAMYYSFFASCKKNNINPSKWLHHVLENINDTKSSELHNLLPQYFNQNLLD